Proteins encoded by one window of Williamwhitmania taraxaci:
- a CDS encoding helix-turn-helix domain-containing protein produces MAHINQEQRYVITLMLQQGKLQKEIALFINRSPSVISREIRRNRDAKTGIYESNVAQRAYE; encoded by the coding sequence ATGGCGCACATCAACCAAGAGCAAAGGTATGTAATTACCCTCATGCTACAGCAAGGCAAGCTACAAAAAGAAATAGCCCTGTTTATCAACCGAAGCCCTTCCGTGATATCCCGGGAGATTCGCAGGAACAGGGATGCCAAAACGGGCATTTACGAGAGCAACGTGGCGCAGCGTGCCTACGAG